From the genome of Sandaracinaceae bacterium, one region includes:
- a CDS encoding tyrosine--tRNA ligase: MPESHMPTPSEQLTELKRGVVDLHVEADLEKRLAEGRPLRVKAGFDPTRPDLHLGHVVLMNKMRQFQSFGHEVVFIVGDFTAQIGDPSGKSKTRQVPTAEDIAEGAKSYAEQAFRILDPDKTRVVFNSEWLMPMRFDDVIRLAGKYTLARMMERDDFKRRYQQHESISIHELLYPLVQGYDSVHLACDVELGGTDQLFNLMVGRDLMKEFGKRPQVVMTTPILEGLSARFEDGHIVGDKMSKSLDNYVGVAEKPDEQFGKLMSISDPLMWRYYELLSEQPTAEIARLRADCDSGALNPKVAKVRFAAEIVARFHSAHDAREAEARWEAQFSQKEVPDDMPEFTLAAEDGGLWLPKAMALASLCKSNSDGRRLIDAGAVQVDGHKVSDVKASLAAGGIYVIKAGKRAWARVSVR, translated from the coding sequence ATGCCGGAGAGCCACATGCCCACCCCGTCCGAACAGCTGACCGAGCTCAAGCGCGGCGTCGTCGACCTGCACGTCGAGGCGGACCTCGAGAAGCGGCTCGCCGAGGGGCGCCCGCTGCGCGTGAAGGCCGGCTTCGATCCTACGCGCCCCGACCTGCACTTGGGGCACGTGGTGCTCATGAACAAGATGCGCCAGTTCCAGTCCTTCGGGCACGAGGTGGTGTTCATCGTGGGGGACTTCACGGCCCAGATCGGGGATCCGTCGGGCAAGAGCAAGACGCGCCAGGTGCCCACCGCGGAGGACATCGCCGAGGGGGCGAAGAGCTACGCCGAGCAGGCCTTCCGAATTCTGGACCCGGACAAGACCAGGGTGGTGTTCAACAGCGAGTGGCTGATGCCGATGCGCTTCGACGACGTCATCCGGCTGGCGGGCAAGTACACGCTGGCGCGCATGATGGAGCGTGACGACTTCAAGCGCCGCTACCAGCAACACGAGAGCATCTCCATCCACGAGCTGCTGTACCCGCTGGTGCAGGGTTACGACTCGGTCCACCTCGCGTGCGACGTGGAGCTCGGCGGGACCGACCAGCTGTTCAACCTGATGGTGGGCCGCGACCTCATGAAGGAGTTCGGCAAGCGCCCGCAGGTGGTCATGACCACGCCCATCCTGGAGGGGCTCAGCGCGCGCTTCGAAGACGGACACATCGTGGGCGACAAGATGAGCAAGTCGCTCGACAACTACGTCGGCGTCGCCGAGAAGCCCGACGAGCAGTTCGGCAAGCTCATGAGCATCAGCGACCCGCTCATGTGGCGCTACTACGAGCTGCTGTCCGAGCAGCCCACCGCCGAGATCGCGCGGCTGCGCGCGGACTGCGACAGCGGCGCGCTCAACCCGAAGGTGGCCAAGGTGCGCTTCGCGGCCGAGATCGTCGCGCGCTTTCACTCCGCTCACGACGCCCGCGAGGCCGAGGCGCGCTGGGAGGCCCAGTTCTCACAGAAGGAGGTGCCGGACGACATGCCGGAGTTCACGCTCGCGGCCGAGGACGGTGGACTCTGGCTGCCCAAGGCGATGGCGCTCGCCTCCCTGTGCAAGAGCAACAGCGATGGACGGCGGCTCATCGACGCGGGTGCCGTCCAGGTGGACGGGCACAAGGTCAGTGACGTGAAGGCCTCGCTCGCGGCCGGTGGTATCTACGTGATCAAGGCGGGCAAGCGCGCCTGGGCTCGTGTGTCCGTGCGCTGA
- the pyrE gene encoding orotate phosphoribosyltransferase — protein sequence MTDRLLDMLREHSFRRGTFTLTSGKTSDFFIDCKPTVLRAEGHVLVGAALLDAATSLAPGLDAVAGVELGGCSLASAVACTSYARNTPLDAVYVRKAQKGHGTQKLLEGAAHLAPGARLVVLEDTVTTGGSTLRAVGQIREAGFQVAGVVAVVDRLEGGGAALSEAGLPYVSLYTRTDFMGDGAPTS from the coding sequence ATGACCGACCGACTCCTCGACATGCTGCGCGAACACAGCTTCCGGCGCGGCACGTTCACCCTGACCTCCGGCAAGACCAGCGACTTCTTCATCGACTGCAAGCCCACCGTCCTGCGCGCCGAGGGGCACGTGTTGGTGGGGGCGGCGCTCCTCGACGCCGCGACCTCGCTCGCACCCGGGCTGGACGCTGTGGCGGGCGTGGAGCTCGGCGGTTGCTCCCTCGCGAGCGCCGTGGCCTGTACGTCGTACGCGCGCAACACCCCGCTCGACGCCGTGTATGTCCGCAAGGCACAGAAGGGTCACGGGACACAGAAGCTGCTCGAAGGGGCAGCGCACCTAGCCCCGGGAGCGCGCCTCGTCGTGCTCGAGGACACCGTCACCACGGGGGGCTCCACGCTCCGGGCCGTGGGCCAGATCCGTGAGGCTGGCTTTCAGGTGGCGGGAGTGGTCGCGGTCGTCGACCGCCTCGAGGGCGGGGGCGCGGCCCTCTCCGAAGCGGGCCTGCCGTACGTGTCGCTGTACACGCGGACGGACTTCATGGGCGACGGAGCTCCCACGTCATGA
- a CDS encoding polymer-forming cytoskeletal protein yields MTQRPLEAYIGEGLTLKGSIRGDTDMDIDGRVEGNISVGGHVRVLERGHVLGPVDVGALTVRGRVVGDVAVSGALHVGETGRVAGDVRAARVSLDDGGLLDGTIDMDVDLPAGLLEAP; encoded by the coding sequence GTGACCCAGCGACCCCTAGAGGCATATATCGGTGAAGGTCTGACCCTCAAGGGCAGCATCCGCGGAGACACCGACATGGACATCGATGGGCGAGTCGAGGGCAACATCAGCGTGGGCGGCCATGTGCGCGTCCTCGAGCGGGGGCACGTTCTCGGGCCCGTGGACGTGGGCGCGCTGACGGTGCGTGGCCGCGTGGTCGGGGACGTCGCCGTGAGCGGTGCGCTCCACGTGGGGGAGACCGGGCGTGTCGCTGGGGACGTGCGCGCTGCGCGTGTCTCGCTGGACGACGGCGGTCTGCTCGACGGAACCATCGACATGGATGTCGACCTGCCCGCCGGCCTCTTGGAGGCACCATGA
- a CDS encoding FHA domain-containing protein, producing MVRLEVISGEEAGLVLERDVDVLRIGRAPDSHLPLSAHHVSGTHASVVFCAEGYVIRDHHSTNGTSLQRGAELFGLGAQPGREMLLRSGDVLLLGEAEHPVQVRVLLEDDGDATEFVQTREVSEVGPVEERASLDREVLRALYQAQKRISGALDLESVIDAVAESIFSFCRATRYRARRRTVLGVNPAARLLICSPWAARYVMPSRSRRAPHPRAACSKIVKERAAVSQRTPDSFIRRFSVARWRADLSTISVPRCGGGEHHWAVCGMDNPRRQRIFREKDPGPPVLILERPACCGARAHPVAPGFRTAL from the coding sequence ATGGTGCGCCTCGAGGTCATCTCCGGCGAGGAAGCCGGACTCGTGCTGGAGCGTGACGTCGACGTGCTGCGTATCGGGCGCGCGCCCGACTCGCACTTGCCGCTCTCGGCGCACCACGTCTCTGGCACGCACGCGTCGGTCGTGTTCTGCGCGGAGGGCTACGTCATCCGTGACCATCACAGCACCAACGGAACCAGCCTGCAGCGTGGGGCCGAGCTGTTCGGGCTCGGCGCGCAGCCGGGTCGCGAGATGCTCCTGCGTTCCGGGGATGTGCTGCTGCTGGGAGAAGCCGAGCACCCTGTGCAGGTGCGTGTGCTGCTCGAGGACGACGGAGACGCCACCGAGTTCGTGCAGACGCGCGAGGTGTCCGAGGTGGGCCCGGTGGAGGAGCGCGCGTCGCTGGACCGCGAGGTGCTGCGTGCGCTCTATCAGGCCCAGAAGCGCATCAGCGGCGCGCTGGACCTGGAGAGCGTCATCGACGCGGTGGCCGAGTCGATCTTCAGTTTCTGTCGCGCCACGCGATATCGCGCTCGCCGAAGGACGGTACTGGGCGTCAATCCCGCAGCAAGACTCCTGATATGCTCGCCGTGGGCAGCCAGGTACGTGATGCCGTCTCGCTCTCGCCGCGCACCCCATCCGCGCGCAGCGTGTTCAAAGATCGTGAAGGAGCGTGCCGCCGTCTCACAGCGGACGCCAGACAGTTTTATCAGGCGCTTCAGCGTCGCTCGCTGGCGCGCAGATCTCAGCACCATCAGCGTCCCACGCTGTGGCGGGGGCGAACATCATTGGGCGGTGTGTGGTATGGACAATCCGCGACGCCAGCGGATCTTCAGGGAGAAGGACCCTGGACCGCCTGTGCTCATCCTTGAGCGGCCAGCCTGTTGTGGTGCGCGCGCGCATCCTGTCGCGCCAGGCTTTCGAACAGCTCTTTAA
- a CDS encoding polymer-forming cytoskeletal protein produces MTRPSLIPGGVTVEGELSGKGDLVILGRVLGDIRVDGLLIIEEGGAVRGEVRASSVVVRGALAGNAVGQESVRVEGSAQVIGDLRAPRVKVADGARVKGRVQIGAEAGITSPRVAAQAVSPLAASPAAAPTRLLGAATDPAAAVAAADSVAAAVVGPRVRRARTVAPLEVARPEGHAASRPAFVRPPLTMPRLTRVAAERR; encoded by the coding sequence ATGACCCGGCCTTCGCTCATCCCGGGTGGGGTCACGGTCGAGGGCGAGCTGAGCGGCAAGGGTGACTTGGTCATCCTCGGGCGCGTGCTCGGCGACATCCGCGTCGACGGTCTGCTCATCATCGAAGAGGGGGGCGCCGTGCGCGGCGAAGTGCGCGCCTCCAGCGTGGTCGTGCGCGGCGCGCTGGCCGGCAACGCCGTCGGTCAGGAGAGCGTGCGCGTGGAGGGCAGCGCCCAAGTGATCGGCGACCTGCGCGCGCCTCGAGTGAAGGTGGCCGATGGTGCCCGCGTGAAGGGGCGCGTCCAAATCGGTGCCGAGGCCGGGATCACATCGCCTCGCGTCGCCGCCCAGGCGGTGTCGCCGCTCGCTGCCTCGCCCGCCGCCGCGCCGACGCGCCTCCTCGGCGCGGCCACCGACCCCGCAGCCGCTGTTGCAGCCGCCGACTCCGTAGCCGCAGCCGTCGTCGGCCCTCGCGTCCGGCGAGCGCGCACGGTGGCGCCGCTCGAGGTGGCGCGGCCCGAGGGTCATGCCGCCTCGCGTCCGGCGTTCGTACGGCCGCCCTTGACCATGCCGCGCCTGACGCGGGTCGCCGCCGAGCGGCGCTAG
- a CDS encoding glutamate--cysteine ligase → MDDKKQNSPRLSGLDDLVRPFHEAETPRAAFRVGTEAEKFGLDRSLAPIGFDGETGVLRVLEGLASEFGWTPKREVPGAPAIALTRGHASITLEPAGQLELSGAPLPDIHATRAEMDDHLSELQKVSEPLGITWLGVGFHPLATLDALPRVPKLRYPIMERYLPTVGARGLDMMKRTCTVQANLDFASEADAMRKLRVSLRAQPLVSAMFANSPWYEGRHRGRVGERPDVWLHMDPARTGLLPFAWREGASYADYVEWALDAPMFLIVRDGRVVENTGQRFREFLADGWEGTYATAADWETHLNTLFPEVRLKRTLEWRGADNQRRDLVCALPALARGLLYDDVALEQAEALVSRFTYEDAVAARVDITVHGLRATLGGREVAEWADELLSIAEGGLDRLDVRDAHGRSERVHLVPVRALVDAGACPADFLRSALPEDQPNPHAVVELTRV, encoded by the coding sequence GTGGACGACAAGAAGCAGAACAGCCCGCGGCTGAGTGGCCTCGACGACCTGGTGCGCCCCTTTCACGAGGCCGAGACGCCCCGCGCCGCCTTTCGTGTCGGCACGGAGGCAGAGAAGTTCGGTCTGGACCGGTCGCTCGCGCCCATCGGGTTCGACGGGGAGACCGGCGTGCTGCGGGTGCTCGAGGGGCTGGCCAGCGAATTCGGGTGGACCCCGAAGCGTGAGGTCCCGGGCGCTCCAGCCATCGCCCTCACCCGCGGGCACGCATCCATCACGCTCGAGCCCGCTGGGCAGCTCGAGCTGTCGGGCGCTCCGCTGCCGGACATCCACGCGACGCGCGCCGAGATGGACGACCACCTGAGCGAGCTGCAGAAGGTGTCGGAGCCCCTGGGCATCACCTGGCTCGGGGTGGGCTTCCACCCGCTGGCCACACTCGACGCGCTCCCGCGCGTACCGAAGCTGCGCTACCCCATCATGGAGCGCTACCTCCCCACGGTGGGCGCGCGCGGGCTGGACATGATGAAGCGCACCTGCACGGTGCAGGCAAACCTCGACTTTGCTTCGGAGGCGGACGCCATGCGCAAGCTGCGCGTCTCGCTCCGAGCCCAGCCGCTGGTCTCGGCCATGTTCGCGAACAGCCCGTGGTACGAGGGGCGCCATCGCGGTCGGGTGGGCGAGCGCCCGGATGTGTGGCTTCACATGGACCCGGCGCGCACGGGGCTCTTGCCCTTCGCGTGGCGCGAGGGCGCGAGCTACGCGGACTACGTCGAGTGGGCGCTCGACGCGCCGATGTTCTTGATCGTCCGCGACGGTCGCGTGGTGGAGAACACGGGCCAACGCTTCCGGGAGTTCCTGGCCGACGGGTGGGAGGGAACGTACGCCACCGCCGCCGACTGGGAGACCCACCTGAACACACTCTTCCCCGAGGTGCGGCTGAAGCGCACGCTCGAGTGGCGGGGCGCGGACAACCAGCGACGCGACCTGGTGTGCGCCCTCCCCGCCCTTGCCCGCGGACTGCTGTACGACGACGTGGCCCTCGAGCAGGCCGAGGCCCTGGTCTCGCGCTTCACCTACGAGGACGCAGTCGCGGCTCGCGTGGACATCACGGTGCACGGCTTGCGGGCGACCCTCGGCGGCCGCGAGGTGGCGGAGTGGGCCGACGAGCTGCTGTCCATCGCGGAGGGGGGTCTCGACCGCCTCGACGTGCGGGACGCTCACGGGCGTTCGGAGCGCGTGCACCTAGTCCCGGTACGGGCCCTGGTCGACGCCGGCGCCTGCCCAGCCGACTTCCTGCGCAGCGCGCTGCCCGAGGATCAGCCGAACCCGCACGCCGTCGTCGAGCTCACGCGCGTCTGA
- a CDS encoding integration host factor subunit beta, with protein MTKSELIDAVAQRTKITKSRAEQVVNCVFDSMTQAMERSEGIEIRGFGSFSVREYPPYSGRNPRTGKPVHVAAKRLPFFKVGKELKELVNQPRASAAPSDDSSDDDDDD; from the coding sequence ATGACCAAGTCTGAACTCATCGACGCTGTCGCGCAGCGAACCAAGATCACGAAGAGCCGCGCCGAGCAGGTGGTCAACTGCGTGTTCGACTCGATGACCCAGGCCATGGAGCGCAGCGAGGGCATCGAGATCCGCGGATTCGGAAGCTTCAGCGTGCGTGAGTATCCACCGTACAGCGGGCGGAACCCGCGGACGGGCAAGCCGGTGCACGTGGCGGCCAAGCGCCTCCCATTCTTCAAGGTCGGCAAGGAGCTGAAGGAGCTGGTGAACCAGCCACGTGCTAGTGCGGCCCCCAGCGACGACTCGAGCGACGACGACGACGACGACTGA
- a CDS encoding HEAT repeat domain-containing protein, with translation MSNDIPPPPPPLPESDDVEELGLEMLDSLPPVPPAADEADASLDPFGAAALKAPPAPTASDADPFGIGGLAAPPGGSDAPLNPLLGVGLGGGGGGMTLGQEDDQSLEKIGTRTTKSGRMIFAAFVVAIIGVGAWALVSRQHHESRFERLEEIGRIEDRAQMLAALREYLPEAPYEDVKERILANLGHFRDAEAVPAIIGELEHAGVVRRAAARALAQIGLPAAESARGPLYDQLANTDERDRAQVVWTLALLREERAADAVLEMFTQGRLQTLDGFAPDVVVGVLGTERLGSDALIRHESESVRVLTAHALAEGRGSDVVEPLTRMLTAELERPAPTRDTAEGAPTRSPEVIRAVTAGLGRTGDARAARPLFNVLNSHADLRGGVLESLRQSASGTQLAVLAAEARDRAVVLELVKMMARTHDPRVADNLAGYLSNEDEEIRTEAAFGLAELEDPRAAPVLAAVARTGQGRADDAFGALRYVASPEISSTLRELLEHRPARRADILRAMGRSGDGSFGAFLVEQLEETDAGAAALALADLDYTPGFNRLRRIATRPRNLNMGTTGPSDRSLATQAVLDARRSALMGLGAFGRPDIVDEMIVIVEDGQDDYELREIAAANIGMVASDEQMAPIFAKILDGSLSLQSRKNYAAALWQRARPGLNTRMLDLAGNMQVPYEIRRAASLAVGYAANPDSDAALVRMLGNRETERGAAMAIALGGGRDAVTALMEALAENRELAQILQDAVLSEERGWFSLVTEDMAQNALWRRLRTAAQLREGLSGSSESYSYAWNKVLDVMRNGWSGPGGASRAYIRGQLWNAIQSEDTVTRSLAARAMRDLPERGLLLRARDSDGVAAETAREELAAELRAETNH, from the coding sequence ATGAGCAACGACATTCCGCCGCCTCCTCCTCCGCTCCCCGAGTCCGACGACGTCGAGGAGCTCGGACTCGAGATGCTGGACAGTCTGCCGCCCGTGCCTCCGGCGGCAGACGAAGCGGACGCCTCACTCGATCCGTTCGGAGCCGCGGCGCTCAAGGCCCCTCCTGCGCCGACGGCCTCCGACGCAGATCCGTTCGGGATCGGTGGGCTCGCGGCTCCTCCGGGCGGGAGCGATGCGCCCCTCAATCCACTGCTGGGCGTCGGGCTCGGCGGCGGTGGCGGCGGCATGACGCTCGGTCAGGAAGATGACCAGTCGCTCGAGAAGATCGGGACCCGCACGACCAAGTCTGGCCGGATGATCTTTGCGGCGTTCGTCGTCGCGATCATCGGCGTGGGTGCGTGGGCGCTCGTCAGCCGTCAGCATCACGAGTCACGCTTCGAGCGTCTCGAGGAGATTGGCCGCATCGAGGACCGCGCGCAGATGTTGGCGGCGCTCCGGGAGTATCTCCCCGAGGCGCCGTACGAAGACGTGAAGGAGCGCATCCTCGCGAACCTCGGTCACTTCCGAGACGCGGAGGCGGTGCCGGCCATCATCGGCGAGCTGGAGCACGCGGGCGTCGTGCGTCGCGCCGCCGCCCGCGCGCTGGCGCAGATTGGCTTGCCCGCCGCCGAGAGCGCGCGCGGACCTCTGTACGACCAGCTGGCGAACACCGACGAGCGTGACCGCGCCCAGGTGGTGTGGACGCTCGCGCTGTTGCGCGAGGAGCGCGCCGCCGACGCCGTGCTCGAGATGTTCACGCAGGGCCGCCTGCAGACGCTGGACGGCTTCGCGCCAGACGTCGTGGTCGGCGTGCTCGGGACGGAGCGCCTCGGCTCGGACGCCCTCATCCGCCACGAGAGCGAGAGCGTGCGCGTGCTCACGGCCCACGCGCTGGCCGAGGGGCGCGGCTCCGACGTGGTGGAACCTCTGACGCGCATGCTGACGGCGGAGTTGGAGCGCCCCGCGCCCACACGCGACACCGCCGAGGGAGCGCCCACGCGCTCGCCCGAGGTCATCCGCGCCGTCACGGCAGGCCTGGGCCGCACGGGGGACGCGCGCGCCGCCCGCCCGCTGTTCAACGTTCTCAACTCGCACGCGGATCTGCGAGGCGGAGTGCTCGAGTCGCTGCGGCAGAGCGCGTCCGGCACACAGCTGGCAGTGCTCGCAGCCGAGGCGCGGGACCGGGCGGTCGTGCTGGAGCTGGTGAAGATGATGGCCCGCACTCACGATCCACGGGTGGCGGACAACCTGGCGGGTTACCTGTCGAACGAGGACGAAGAGATTCGCACGGAGGCCGCGTTCGGGCTCGCCGAGCTCGAGGACCCACGCGCAGCGCCCGTGCTGGCCGCGGTCGCGCGCACCGGCCAGGGACGCGCGGACGACGCGTTCGGGGCGCTGCGCTACGTCGCCAGCCCCGAGATCTCGAGCACGCTGCGCGAGCTCCTGGAGCACCGCCCGGCGCGTCGCGCCGACATCCTCCGCGCCATGGGACGCTCGGGGGACGGCTCGTTCGGTGCGTTCTTGGTGGAGCAGCTGGAGGAGACGGATGCGGGGGCCGCGGCGCTGGCCCTCGCGGACCTCGACTACACCCCCGGTTTCAACCGCCTGCGGCGCATCGCTACGCGCCCGCGCAACCTGAACATGGGGACCACCGGGCCCAGCGACCGCTCGCTCGCGACGCAGGCCGTACTGGACGCCCGTCGCTCCGCCCTGATGGGTCTCGGCGCGTTCGGCCGCCCAGACATCGTCGACGAGATGATCGTCATCGTCGAAGACGGCCAGGACGACTACGAGCTGCGCGAGATCGCCGCAGCGAACATCGGGATGGTGGCATCGGACGAGCAGATGGCGCCCATCTTCGCGAAGATCCTGGATGGGTCGCTGTCGCTGCAGTCCCGCAAGAACTACGCGGCCGCGCTGTGGCAGCGCGCGCGCCCCGGGCTCAACACGCGGATGCTCGACCTGGCCGGCAACATGCAGGTGCCGTACGAGATTCGCCGAGCGGCGTCGCTCGCCGTGGGCTATGCGGCCAACCCAGATTCGGATGCAGCGTTGGTGCGCATGCTCGGCAACCGTGAGACGGAGCGGGGGGCTGCCATGGCCATCGCGCTCGGGGGTGGCCGCGACGCGGTGACGGCCCTGATGGAGGCATTGGCGGAGAATCGCGAGCTCGCGCAGATCCTGCAGGACGCGGTGCTGAGCGAGGAGCGCGGCTGGTTCAGCCTCGTGACCGAGGACATGGCCCAGAACGCCCTCTGGCGTCGCCTGCGCACGGCGGCGCAGCTGCGTGAGGGCCTCTCGGGCTCGTCGGAGAGCTACAGCTACGCTTGGAACAAGGTGCTGGATGTGATGCGGAACGGCTGGAGCGGGCCTGGAGGCGCCAGCCGGGCGTACATCCGCGGCCAGCTCTGGAACGCCATCCAGAGCGAGGACACCGTCACCCGTAGCCTCGCGGCGCGCGCCATGCGCGACCTGCCGGAGCGAGGCCTGCTCCTCCGGGCTCGCGACTCGGACGGCGTCGCGGCCGAGACAGCCCGTGAAGAGCTGGCTGCCGAACTGCGAGCGGAGACGAACCATTGA
- a CDS encoding M18 family aminopeptidase, with translation MTSLDAADDLVSFIDRAPSPYHAVREVRARLDGAGYRSVDERDALTLEPGAKIYVVRGGSTLAAFHVGTRSPADAGFSLIGAHTDSPNLRVKPTPDTAAGGCQQLAVEPYGGVLYHTWLDRDLSLAGRVAVATDDGVSLHLVDFARPLLRVPSLAIHLHRGVNTDGLVLNAQKHLPPVWALAHTPASLREALAAELEGDVDPEQILGWDLGCYEVTPATRSGLRREFIHAGRLDNLASCHAAVTALLQGGGDVCEKTRGVVLFDHEEVGSRSAQGAAGSFLSTWLDRITMALSGGGATREHTARALRRSFLVSADMAHAAHPNYLDRHDAGHRPELGAGLVIKTNANQSYTTDAESAAVFTALCREVKAPVQQFVTRSDLGCGSTIGPITAAQLGIPAIDVGNPMLSMHSAREMAAADDVAPMIRALGRFLQR, from the coding sequence ATGACTTCGCTCGACGCCGCCGACGACCTCGTGAGCTTCATCGACCGCGCGCCCTCTCCATACCACGCCGTGCGCGAGGTCCGCGCGCGGCTCGACGGGGCTGGCTATCGCTCTGTCGACGAGCGAGACGCGCTGACCCTCGAGCCAGGCGCGAAGATCTATGTCGTGCGGGGCGGTAGCACGCTGGCGGCGTTCCACGTGGGCACGCGGTCGCCTGCAGACGCCGGGTTCTCGCTCATCGGGGCGCACACGGACTCGCCGAACCTGCGGGTGAAGCCGACGCCCGACACGGCCGCCGGTGGCTGCCAGCAGCTGGCGGTCGAGCCCTACGGCGGCGTCCTCTACCACACGTGGCTCGACCGCGACCTGTCGCTCGCGGGTCGCGTGGCGGTCGCGACCGACGACGGTGTCTCGCTCCACTTGGTAGACTTCGCGCGCCCGCTGCTGCGCGTCCCATCGCTCGCCATCCACCTGCACCGCGGCGTCAACACGGACGGCTTGGTGCTCAACGCGCAGAAGCACCTGCCGCCCGTCTGGGCGCTGGCCCACACCCCCGCGTCCCTGCGCGAAGCGCTCGCCGCCGAGCTCGAGGGAGACGTGGACCCCGAGCAGATCCTAGGCTGGGACCTCGGCTGCTACGAAGTCACCCCGGCTACGCGCTCCGGCCTGCGTCGCGAGTTCATCCACGCGGGGCGCCTCGACAACCTGGCGTCCTGTCATGCCGCCGTGACGGCCCTGCTGCAGGGCGGAGGCGACGTCTGCGAGAAGACACGCGGCGTCGTGCTGTTCGACCACGAAGAGGTGGGCAGCCGCAGCGCGCAGGGTGCCGCCGGCAGCTTCCTCTCCACCTGGCTCGACCGCATCACCATGGCCCTGTCGGGTGGCGGGGCCACGCGTGAGCACACGGCGCGCGCCTTGCGCCGCTCGTTTCTGGTGTCCGCCGACATGGCGCACGCAGCCCACCCCAACTACTTGGACCGACACGACGCTGGGCACCGTCCCGAGCTCGGAGCGGGGTTGGTCATCAAGACCAACGCGAACCAGAGCTACACCACCGACGCCGAGAGCGCGGCGGTCTTCACGGCGCTGTGTCGCGAGGTGAAGGCGCCCGTGCAGCAGTTCGTCACGCGCTCGGACCTCGGCTGCGGCAGCACCATCGGGCCCATCACGGCGGCCCAGCTGGGCATCCCTGCCATCGACGTGGGCAACCCGATGCTGTCCATGCACAGCGCACGCGAGATGGCCGCCGCGGACGACGTGGCGCCGATGATCCGCGCGCTCGGGCGCTTCCTCCAACGCTGA